The Cynocephalus volans isolate mCynVol1 chromosome 12, mCynVol1.pri, whole genome shotgun sequence sequence AGGGATGAATCTGACAGCAGCTTGAATCTCCTAGGTAGAATCCTTGTCTAAAAGAaactaaggaggaaaaaaaaagaagaaacaaaggaaactAAGGGAATGAGCCTGAACTTATAAAGATTTTTGATCTGAaaattagctttaaaaaattGGTGCGGAAACAAGTTTAATGACACCAAATGAAGAAATGAGCCGAATACAGTGCATGCAGCATTCCACAAATGGTCcgtttttttcctgaaaaaattacCTGAACACATACGCACAAACTCTCACACAGAAAACTGTTACATAATAAAAGAAACTTAACTATAACAACCAAATTAGTTTGACTCGAttcaaacaaacaggaaaaagaagtTTTCGAGACAATTTAAGCATGGACTGggtattaaataataattaaaaatacattatttttgtcAGGTTCAAATTTGGCATTGGTGTTTaatcaaatgtttattttacaaatgtttgcACTATTTTTATAAGCTATTAGTGAGAGTTGTCTTAGAAAGTGGATTGATAGATAAATGCAATATACTTAAAACATGACCATGTTTACAACCCTACAGGTTTACAATTACATTGATAAAACTTTCCTGATTTTATCACCCTGGGTTATTTTTACAGACCTAAAATTATATTACATGTCAGTAATTTCTCAGTGAAAGCTTTCTACAGAGCACTCTACTACTGCCATTCTCATTCCACTATTGTTCTGAGAAATACAAACTTAGTGGCATAAATACGGCTTTAAAGTATAGGCGCTGATATACCAAAGTagatttccttctttaatttctatcataACTAATGTCATCCTGcaatataaatgttatattttttgtGGAGATTTGGAAAGTGCAGAACATCACGACATACTGCAGAGCTGTTGAGATGCATTCAAAAGCCACCAtctatttgaaaataagttgTATTTGCACTTACCTCTTCCCCAAGCTCAACACTCTTTCCCCACTTATTTGAATAGCTAATTATCTCACTTCACAATGGGCGATGCTCAGATAGCACCTCACTGTGGCTTTGCCTGATGTTCCTACTTAAAATGCCACCTCCAGTGTCATCTTTGGCATCTATCATGACTGGCAaactatttcaaatttatttgatttttaaccCTCCTTTAAATATAAACCTGATGGACAAAGAGACATTCTCTTTCCTGTCCCCATTACCGAAGATAATAACTGCCTCAGAATAgcttgtcttaaatatttttaatgaaaaatgagtaaatatatgaataattacATATTGTTATTATGTACTCAACTTTCTTTCTCTGGTTCTTGTACCAGAAAGTAATGTTAACAAAATAGAAGCTATTTTAATTCTGATTAATGAATACATAATGTTCAAACAGTTCTTGCTGAATGATGCTTATTCATACAGAAATATTATATATCCTTTGAATAAAGAGTAttaatgttattaatttctgtatttcaCATATCAATAGCATAACCTTGGATATAGTTGATTGGAAACATGTTTACTTAATGAGCAAATGTGATATATCTTTGGTGAAGctacttttaaagttttataaagaaaaatatttgagatgTTGATTTGCATTTACAAGTTATTCCACCATGACTTTcttgattttgaaaattaaatatttctatttttgtgagaCTAAATAGTTATAGGAAATCCAGTAGATTGAagatttgatttttgtttacGTTTCATTgcctacttttaaattttaattggcaAATTACAATTGTACATACTTACTGTAAATAACCACTTATTAAAACATCCAGACATACTTTGTATTTGTGAACTATCATCACTCTGCTCTTTAATTTTCCATAGTTCTGGTAGATTTGACTCGATTTCCAGCTACCTGGAGAGTCATATttgtcattcaaaaaaaaaaaaaatcatgttatacTTACTTTGTGCTAGTTACTGATCAAGGAGTTTGGAACATATCAGGtatcaaaacaatgaaaaatacctGCTTTCCTGAAACTTTCTTTCTAGCAGAGGGAactaacaatataaaaaataatgcattggataaagatttttaaaaatgttttaatcatGTTAATTATTTAACCACTAAAGTTGGGTAGTAGGGAAACCCTTGCAATACCATAGTGTGTTCATGGGAGATTTCACCAAAAAGAAGCATTTggaaaaaaacttaaagaatAGAATCCCTGTCAGAGAAGGCAATTCTAGAAAGAACATAAGGAATAGTAATGAGGTCACAATAAGAAACAGTAGGGAAAAAGAGTGATGCATGGACAGAGATTTAACAGGGATTAGATAATTCATCGTTTGAATGTTTACTTTTTAGATACATTTGCCTTAACTCTCAATGAGTCATGATGATGACCTGAGAGCTAGACCTTCACACTTCTTCAATATGGTCAGAGTGTGTGGTAATGGAGGAAGAGGGTTATGCCTGGCAAATAATAGCCACTGAACCAATATTTCATAATGATGATTCTTacattcacatatatttttataactgaaGGAGGGTGTGGTAGTGATCAGATGGCTGGCGAATGTGACTTTAAAGCATAAATTGTTTTATGTGAAATAACCTTAATgctggtatatatatattttttttcacgGATTCAGGTACTTAACAATTACATCAGATAAAAGTGATTAATGTTAAGTGTTTATTTGTGACCTGAAGAGAATGGGGCAATAGATAGTCTCTACGGTTCATATCTCCAAGGTTGTAACTATAGATTTAAGAACGCACACGTAACTCCCAATGAGGAGAGGCCCTCCATTTTCCATCAGCAAGTTTGTGTTATGATTCTAAAGACAGATTGATATTAATTTCCATCTAGAGAACAAATTGGGAGGAAGGAATCTTACCTTTTAGAGCtgtattttgagaaatataaGTGAGTGTGTAAGGAACAGAAAGTGCACTTTTTCTAAGAACCCTGTATTAGACAGCCTGCCTTAGCTAAGCTTCTCAATAACAGTCCCGGGAAAACAGGTACCCAAGGTGGGGGAGTGGACAAGCTCTGAGAAGGTTGGGAGTGTGTCTTTTCTTCTGTCTGTTAATTTTTGGAGGAGTAGTCAAAGTAGAATACACGAGTacttaagtaaaatgaaataaacaaggaTTAAATAGActctctattaaaaataaataaataaaagagaccaGCTTTAGTTAAGACTATAAAATAGGAAACAACTGACCCCTGAGACCAGAAATAACAACCAAGTTggaataaacaaacataaaaactacAGGGCAAATTTTAGCAATCATATTTTCCAGACTCAAAGATATAGAAACTTTTACCTGCAATGTAATGACAGCATTTGGGACATAAGATCCATTACAATAAATTTAACAttagcttaaaattttttaaaaaatgaaatgttcaattaaggaaaaaaaatcatactcaTGAGTACAGAAGCAGGTAGGGTGACTGCATATGATCTGATATCTTTACTGACAGACCATCTGGAAACTATTTCTTGGGCTGTGTGATGAGAGATAATCTTGTCAGAAATGACAGAACAAGAGATTCCTGGTATGGTAGAATCTGAGAGGTGTTAGACACCAATTAGCAAAatataatgattctttgtttcagttttctctGAGATGTTTCCATAGTGCCATACTTCCTCAACTTTTTAATCCTTCTCCTTTACCAGTAACAGGGGCAGAATGAATATTGTAGGTAAGTAGAAGGGAGAGGGAAGATAGAGACCCAGGCAAAGGAAGTTTCTAGGTCGGAGTCTTTACTATATTTAGTTATTCCAGGGTGAGGAAGTTTTCCTAAATTCTGTTCTTGTGAGTTTCATATGGATGCTGCTTTCTAGTATGTCTCTGTGGCACAAATCCTGTCATTGGAATACTTCCCATAGATTTAGAGTGTCTTGTTTGCTCACAAATTGTAAGTATGATTATTAATAAAGAAACAGGATCAGGGTTTGGTGTAGAGGAATAGATGCATGGCAAGGAATCTGAGGATCCTAGTACCAGTCATAGATGTGTAGATTGGTCTTTATCTGCATTTTATTAATCCTCTAGCATTGAGGAAGAAACTCACTCAATGGAGaagcatatggaaaaaaataaattatgacatGTTTTGATATCATATTCACTGGGTACGTCAGACAAAAAAGATGCTACAAAGTATTATTTGAAATTAATGATAGAGACACATATGTTCAGTTTTACGGCTGTTGATATTTAATGTCACTGTGAAAACACACGTTGTAAAAATCAACTTATTtagaaatttctgatttttataattaCAGGGCCGATGTATTCAGTCATCATATTATCATAgggaaatattttatgaaattataaagTTTAAGGAAAGGTAAAATTACTATATGAAGACTTGATTTAAAATGACCTTAAATGTTTTGACCTCATATTaccatatttgtaaatattaaaaactatatgAGAACATTTAATTCagtgattgtattttttttccttaggaagtTTACCTGTGGGTAGAATGCTCTAAAACGTTAGGCATTTAGTATATCTTggataataaacatataaattatgAATGACATTGGGCTTCATATTCCAGGCTTGGTGAGGGTGGTCAACCAAGCTTCCTATTTCCAtagtttccttaatatttttgtttttaggacTATCTCTTAGATTTGGACAAACAGAAACCATGTTTTTGTCAGAGGGAAATAAAAGTGGAGCCACATTTATGCTCTTGGGCTTCTCAGATTCCCCGCAACTCCAAGTCCCTCTCTTCTTGGTTTTTCTGGCCATCTACAGTGTCTCTGTTGTAGGAAATCTTGGGGTGATCATAATCATCAAAACTAACCCCAAActgcacacccccatgtactttttcctcagcCACCTCTCGTTTGTGGATTTCTGCTATTCCTCTACTGTTGCCCCTAAGACTCTGGTGAACCTAGTGGTAAAAGACAGAACCATCTCATTTTCAGGATGTGCAGTacaattctttttcatttgtgcCTTTGTGGTGGCTGAATCTTTGTTGTTAGCTGTGATGGCATATGACCGCTTTGTGGCCATTTGTAACCCTCTGCTCTACACTGTTGCCATGTCCCAGAAACTCTGTGCCATGCTGGTGGTGGGATCCTATGCACGGGGAGTGGCATGTTCTTTGACACTCACGtgctatgttttaaaattatcttttcatggcttcaaCACAATCAACCACTTTTTCTGCGAGTCCTCCTCACTGCTGTCCCTCTCTTGCTCTGATACTTTTATCAACCAgctgcttcttttcatttttgccacCTTTAATGAGATAAGCACACTGCTCATCATCCTCACGTCTTATGTGTCCATTGTTGTCACCGTCCTCAAGATGCACTCGGCCAGTGGGCGCcgcaaagccttctccacctgtgcctcccacctgactGCCATCACCATCTTCCACGGGACCGTCCTCTTCCTCTACTGTGTGCCCAACTCCAACAACTCCAGACACACAGTCAAGGTGGCCTCTGTGTTTTACACAGTGGTGATTTCCATGTTGAATCCCCTGATCTGCAGTCTGAGAAATAAGGATGTCAAAGACACAGTCAGCAAGATAATGGACACTAAAGTTTTTACTTATTGAGCATCTTTCAGTGAACTTTGTGCCCAACATGTAAATAAAGTGTGTCAATAAAGgttgattttaaatatatctttcaaGTTAAGAGTTAACatcattcaaagaaacaaaaatggatCTTGGTTTTGGGAGAATAAATTTGTCTCTTGCTTGCTGGAAAAGACTAGCAATGTCTCATCTTTTATATTGTGTCTATGAAATTGGGACATCAAGAGTTAGCCAATAATTGTAAGTGAAGGTTAAAAGTTAATATATTATCATGTTCTACACATTCTATagaactcaataaacattaatttcatCCCCTTTCTTAAAAGACACATATGTTAGACTAGGCTCTTACTAAACATATGTGTCTATTTATCATGAAAATACAAACAGAAGTTAAGATA is a genomic window containing:
- the LOC134361111 gene encoding olfactory receptor 5D18-like gives rise to the protein MFLSEGNKSGATFMLLGFSDSPQLQVPLFLVFLAIYSVSVVGNLGVIIIIKTNPKLHTPMYFFLSHLSFVDFCYSSTVAPKTLVNLVVKDRTISFSGCAVQFFFICAFVVAESLLLAVMAYDRFVAICNPLLYTVAMSQKLCAMLVVGSYARGVACSLTLTCYVLKLSFHGFNTINHFFCESSSLLSLSCSDTFINQLLLFIFATFNEISTLLIILTSYVSIVVTVLKMHSASGRRKAFSTCASHLTAITIFHGTVLFLYCVPNSNNSRHTVKVASVFYTVVISMLNPLICSLRNKDVKDTVSKIMDTKVFTY